One genomic segment of Gemmatimonadota bacterium includes these proteins:
- a CDS encoding GNAT family N-acetyltransferase, which translates to MTPATLRPATAADVPLILDLIRGLAEYERLPHAVVATEEGLRASLFGPIAAAEVVIAEVDGASAGFALFCHNYSTFLGRRGLWLEDLFVRPAFRGQGIGRALLVHLAEVAVARGCGRLEWSVLDWNESAIGFYRSLGAVPMDEWTTFRVTGEALTKLAGA; encoded by the coding sequence ATGACACCAGCCACCCTGCGCCCAGCGACCGCCGCCGATGTGCCACTGATCCTCGACCTGATCCGCGGCTTGGCCGAGTATGAGCGGCTGCCCCACGCGGTCGTCGCCACCGAGGAGGGGCTGCGGGCGTCGCTCTTCGGCCCGATCGCGGCCGCCGAGGTGGTGATTGCCGAGGTCGACGGCGCCTCGGCCGGCTTCGCGCTCTTCTGCCACAACTACTCGACCTTCCTCGGTCGGCGCGGCCTCTGGCTCGAGGATCTCTTCGTGCGCCCGGCGTTCCGCGGCCAGGGGATCGGCCGCGCGCTGCTGGTCCACCTCGCCGAAGTGGCGGTGGCACGTGGCTGCGGACGGCTCGAGTGGTCGGTGCTCGACTGGAATGAATCGGCGATCGGCTTCTACCGCTCGCTGGGTGCGGTGCCGATGGATGAATGGACCACCTTCCGCGTGACGGGTGAAGCGCTGACCAAGTTGGCCGGCGCGTGA
- a CDS encoding FAD-binding oxidoreductase, with the protein MTNLPRWDDGTWPGLPRLDGPVAADVCVIGLGGSGLTAVHELLDLGQRVVAVDAGIVAGGAAGRNGGFLLAGPADFHHDAVATHGRERATALYRRTLAEMDRMTAETPGAIRREGSLRIAESPEELDDCRAQLAAMRADGLPAAWHRGPDGEGLLIPTDGVFHPLQRCRALAEGAVARGARLYEQSAAIEITGQGVLTVDGSVLCNAVIVAVDGRLESVLPELAGRVRTARLQMIATAPTDEIRTRFAVYSRYGYEYWQQLDDGSVLLGGMRDRGGEGEWTDIAEPAEPVQSLLETHLRERLRVQAPITHRWAGAVGYTPDGLPIFEEVRPRVWAIGGYSGTGNVVGAICGRAVAQMVVEGSAPDAALFRA; encoded by the coding sequence GTGACCAACCTGCCGCGGTGGGACGATGGCACCTGGCCCGGACTGCCACGACTCGACGGTCCGGTCGCCGCCGACGTCTGCGTGATCGGCCTCGGGGGCAGCGGCCTCACGGCGGTGCATGAGCTGCTCGACCTCGGCCAGCGCGTCGTCGCGGTGGACGCTGGCATCGTGGCCGGCGGCGCAGCCGGACGCAACGGTGGTTTCCTCCTCGCCGGTCCGGCCGACTTCCACCACGATGCGGTCGCGACGCACGGGCGCGAGCGGGCCACCGCGCTCTATCGGCGCACCCTCGCGGAGATGGACCGCATGACAGCCGAGACGCCCGGGGCGATTCGGCGCGAGGGGTCGCTGCGGATCGCGGAGAGCCCCGAGGAGCTGGATGACTGCCGCGCCCAGCTCGCCGCGATGCGCGCGGACGGTCTCCCGGCGGCGTGGCATCGTGGTCCGGACGGCGAGGGACTGCTGATCCCGACGGACGGCGTCTTCCATCCGCTGCAGCGCTGCCGTGCCCTCGCGGAAGGGGCCGTGGCGCGGGGCGCGCGGCTCTATGAACAGTCGGCGGCCATCGAGATCACCGGGCAGGGTGTGCTCACGGTCGACGGCAGCGTGCTCTGCAACGCGGTGATCGTTGCCGTCGACGGCCGCCTCGAGTCGGTGCTTCCCGAATTGGCCGGACGAGTGCGCACCGCCCGGCTCCAGATGATCGCCACGGCACCCACTGACGAGATTCGTACCAGGTTCGCCGTCTATTCGCGTTACGGTTACGAGTATTGGCAGCAGCTGGATGACGGATCCGTGCTCCTCGGCGGCATGCGTGATCGCGGTGGCGAAGGCGAATGGACCGACATCGCCGAACCGGCCGAACCGGTGCAATCGCTGCTGGAAACGCACCTTCGTGAACGGCTGCGGGTCCAGGCCCCGATCACCCATCGCTGGGCCGGGGCCGTCGGCTACACGCCGGACGGCCTGCCGATCTTCGAGGAAGTGCGGCCGCGCGTCTGGGCCATCGGTGGCTACTCGGGCACGGGCAACGTGGTCGGTGCCATCTGCGGGCGGGCCGTGGCACAGATGGTCGTGGAGGGGAGTGCGCCTGATGCGGCGCTCTTCCGCGCATGA
- a CDS encoding translation initiation factor Sui1 → MRKRTGGLVYSTDTGRTCPTCRRGVGDCRCRENGPPPKRDGVVRVGRETKGRKGAGVTLVTGVPLEGDALDALAKALKQRVGSGGTVKDGVIELQGDHRDVVVAELAKKGWTVKRVGG, encoded by the coding sequence ATGAGGAAGCGCACCGGCGGACTCGTCTACTCCACGGATACCGGCCGCACCTGCCCGACCTGTCGGCGCGGGGTGGGCGATTGCCGCTGCCGCGAGAATGGCCCGCCGCCAAAGCGCGATGGCGTGGTGCGCGTCGGCCGCGAAACCAAGGGACGCAAGGGCGCCGGCGTGACGCTGGTGACCGGCGTCCCCTTGGAGGGCGATGCCCTCGATGCGCTGGCCAAGGCCCTGAAACAACGGGTCGGCTCCGGCGGTACGGTCAAGGATGGCGTGATCGAGCTGCAGGGTGACCATCGGGACGTGGTCGTCGCGGAACTCGCCAAGAAGGGTTGGACCGTCAAACGCGTCGGTGGCTGA
- a CDS encoding DinB family protein, with the protein MLKRLIAPLALVALLATPVVAQDKMNHTEPPSDLMPLLHQYLDWFVKGAEQMPEANYSFKPTPEIRSFGELVGHMANSNFMICAGIRGEKSPSAPDFEKVTSKAALVKGVKDALTYCHTVQVWANAHPHDQVDLFGMKGSVTWALAFNIAHNAEHYGNMVTYMRMKGMTPPSSQGN; encoded by the coding sequence ATGTTGAAGCGTCTGATCGCGCCCCTCGCCCTGGTCGCGCTGTTGGCGACGCCCGTCGTCGCGCAGGACAAGATGAACCACACCGAGCCGCCAAGTGACCTGATGCCGTTGCTCCATCAGTATCTCGATTGGTTCGTGAAGGGCGCCGAGCAGATGCCGGAAGCGAACTACAGCTTCAAGCCGACGCCGGAGATTCGTTCCTTCGGTGAATTGGTCGGGCACATGGCCAACAGCAACTTCATGATCTGCGCCGGTATTCGCGGCGAAAAGAGCCCGAGCGCCCCCGACTTCGAGAAGGTGACCAGCAAGGCCGCCCTGGTGAAGGGCGTGAAGGACGCGCTGACCTACTGCCACACGGTGCAGGTGTGGGCCAATGCGCACCCGCACGATCAGGTCGATCTCTTCGGGATGAAGGGGAGCGTGACGTGGGCGCTCGCGTTCAACATTGCGCACAACGCCGAGCACTACGGCAACATGGTGACCTACATGCGGATGAAGGGCATGACCCCGCCGTCGAGCCAGGGCAACTGA
- a CDS encoding YfcC family protein, producing MLMLGGVAVAAALTWLVPAGEYERVVDAATGRTIAVAGTYHAVPDAPVGPFAAVMAVPRGIAEGIEVILTIFLVGGAWYLVDKIGTLGRAVNALASRFREGSLLALPLLILFFSMMGAAENMQEEIIALIPVLLVLGSRLGVDAVTMVAASAGAAMIGSAFGPTNPFQAGIAMKLAELPTLSGGALRTAMWIAGTALWTALTLRWASRHRVPVASAQVTHAPLTTRDGLILACVTVPLAVYIYGALQLDWGFNELSSAYFIGAILAGVIARLKLDDTIIGYLEGMQLLLPAALLVGVARSITVVLQDGHIIDTILYSMATPLANVSTTAAALLMVPLHALLHIPVSSVSGQAALTMPIMVPLSDLLGVSRQATVLAYQVGAGLCELLTPTNGALMAVLLAAKVPFGDWLRFATRGYALMLVIGIVGILVAVR from the coding sequence GTGCTGATGCTGGGGGGCGTGGCCGTCGCGGCTGCGCTCACCTGGCTGGTGCCGGCCGGCGAGTATGAACGGGTGGTGGACGCCGCCACCGGACGCACCATCGCCGTCGCCGGCACCTACCACGCGGTGCCTGACGCGCCAGTCGGGCCCTTCGCCGCCGTGATGGCGGTGCCTCGCGGCATCGCCGAGGGGATCGAGGTGATCCTCACCATCTTCCTCGTCGGTGGTGCCTGGTACCTGGTCGACAAGATCGGGACCCTCGGGCGCGCGGTGAACGCCCTCGCCTCGCGCTTTCGCGAAGGCAGCCTCCTCGCCCTCCCCCTCCTGATTCTCTTCTTCTCGATGATGGGTGCCGCCGAGAACATGCAGGAGGAGATCATCGCGCTGATCCCCGTGCTGCTGGTGCTCGGGAGCAGGCTCGGCGTCGACGCCGTCACCATGGTCGCGGCGAGTGCCGGTGCGGCAATGATCGGCAGCGCCTTCGGCCCGACCAATCCGTTCCAGGCGGGCATCGCGATGAAGCTCGCCGAGCTGCCGACCCTCTCCGGCGGCGCCCTCCGCACGGCGATGTGGATCGCGGGGACGGCACTCTGGACCGCCCTGACGTTGCGATGGGCAAGCCGGCATCGGGTGCCGGTGGCGAGTGCGCAGGTCACTCACGCGCCGTTGACCACGCGCGACGGGCTGATCCTCGCCTGCGTCACGGTGCCGCTCGCGGTCTACATCTACGGCGCCCTCCAGCTCGACTGGGGCTTCAACGAGCTCTCCTCGGCGTACTTCATCGGCGCCATCCTCGCCGGGGTCATCGCGCGTCTCAAGCTCGATGACACCATCATCGGCTACCTCGAGGGGATGCAGTTGCTGCTCCCCGCCGCCCTGCTCGTCGGCGTGGCGCGCAGCATCACCGTCGTGCTCCAGGATGGGCACATCATCGACACCATCCTCTACAGCATGGCCACGCCGCTCGCCAACGTCTCCACGACGGCCGCCGCGCTGCTGATGGTGCCGCTGCACGCGCTGCTGCACATCCCCGTCTCGAGTGTCAGTGGGCAGGCGGCGCTGACGATGCCGATCATGGTTCCGCTTTCGGACCTCCTCGGCGTCTCGCGCCAGGCCACGGTCCTGGCCTACCAGGTCGGCGCCGGCCTCTGCGAATTGCTCACACCCACCAACGGCGCGCTGATGGCCGTCCTCCTCGCCGCCAAGGTTCCCTTCGGCGACTGGCTCCGCTTTGCGACCCGGGGCTATGCGCTGATGCTGGTCATCGGCATTGTGGGAATCCTCGTCGCGGTTCGCTGA
- a CDS encoding Rieske 2Fe-2S domain-containing protein — protein sequence MHFSFNRDIRFAQTLPSRLYVDPTYLALEEEKIFGRTWQLVGRVADLAESGSFITAQIGDEAIVIVQDRGTLRGFHNICLHRAGPVASGCGTRQTLQCRYHGWTYRLDGTLLRAPEMEGTEGFDPESMRLLPVQVATWGPLVFANLDLKAPPLDHFLEGIGERTARFQPEAMRFVMQKRWTVECNWKVYVDNYLEGYHLPAVHPGLYKELDYDAYRVEPHRYWSLQHAPLRAGHGPERIYVPNGEGDDAQYYWCFPNVMLNIYQGQMQTNVVLPCGPDRCEVVFEWYAVDPPADAATDPKWTSLIAFSDEIQDEDIEICERVQQNLRSRVYDRGRYSALRENGVHHFHALLHEFLT from the coding sequence ATGCACTTCAGTTTCAATCGCGACATCCGCTTCGCCCAGACCCTCCCCTCCCGCCTCTACGTCGATCCGACGTATCTGGCGCTCGAGGAGGAGAAGATCTTCGGGCGCACCTGGCAGCTGGTCGGGCGGGTGGCCGACCTGGCCGAATCGGGGAGCTTCATCACCGCCCAGATCGGTGACGAGGCGATCGTCATCGTGCAGGACCGGGGCACGCTGCGCGGCTTCCACAACATCTGCCTGCATCGGGCGGGGCCGGTGGCGTCGGGATGCGGCACCCGGCAGACGCTGCAGTGTCGCTATCACGGCTGGACCTATCGGCTTGATGGCACGCTGCTGCGCGCGCCCGAGATGGAGGGGACCGAGGGCTTCGATCCCGAGTCGATGCGGCTGCTGCCGGTGCAGGTGGCCACGTGGGGACCGCTGGTCTTCGCGAACCTCGATCTCAAGGCGCCGCCGCTCGACCATTTCCTCGAGGGGATCGGCGAGCGGACGGCGCGCTTCCAGCCCGAGGCGATGCGCTTCGTGATGCAGAAGCGCTGGACCGTCGAGTGCAACTGGAAGGTGTACGTCGACAACTACCTCGAGGGATACCACCTCCCGGCGGTGCATCCCGGGCTCTACAAGGAGCTCGACTACGATGCCTACCGGGTGGAGCCGCATCGCTACTGGTCGTTGCAGCACGCGCCGCTCCGGGCCGGACATGGTCCGGAGCGCATCTACGTGCCCAATGGTGAGGGGGATGACGCCCAATACTACTGGTGCTTTCCCAACGTGATGCTCAACATCTACCAGGGGCAGATGCAGACCAACGTGGTGCTCCCCTGTGGTCCCGACCGCTGCGAGGTCGTCTTCGAGTGGTATGCCGTCGATCCGCCGGCCGATGCGGCCACCGACCCGAAATGGACCTCGCTGATCGCCTTCAGCGACGAGATCCAGGACGAAGACATTGAAATTTGCGAACGGGTCCAGCAAAATCTCCGCTCGCGCGTGTACGACCGCGGCCGCTATTCCGCCCTGCGCGAGAACGGCGTCCACCACTTCCATGCCTTGCTGCACGAGTTCCTGACATGA
- a CDS encoding peptidylprolyl isomerase, whose product MSRLTRSTVALAALVVASTGCARQGAISPDPAAPDSFDVAMETSVGTITLRSRRAWAPHGVDRFHRLVSEGFYDDVRFFRVVPGFVIQFGLSGDPKASAKWEAAPIADDTVKVSNKRGTVVFARAGQNSRTSQLFFNTVDNGLMLDAADGFGFPPFAEITSGVEVLDKIFQGYGEAPDQGQIMRAGNAYLQENFPKLDYIKSAKVTSHWP is encoded by the coding sequence ATGAGCCGACTGACCCGCTCGACCGTTGCCCTCGCCGCCCTCGTTGTCGCCTCGACCGGCTGCGCCCGGCAGGGCGCCATCAGTCCCGATCCGGCCGCCCCCGATTCCTTCGACGTGGCGATGGAGACGAGTGTCGGCACGATCACGCTGCGTAGCCGCCGTGCCTGGGCGCCGCACGGCGTCGACCGCTTCCATCGGCTGGTGAGCGAGGGGTTCTACGACGACGTCCGATTCTTCCGCGTCGTCCCCGGTTTCGTGATCCAGTTCGGCCTCTCCGGCGACCCCAAGGCCTCGGCCAAGTGGGAAGCCGCCCCGATCGCCGACGACACCGTCAAGGTGTCCAACAAGCGCGGCACGGTGGTCTTTGCCCGCGCCGGCCAGAACAGCCGCACCTCGCAGCTCTTCTTCAACACCGTCGACAACGGCCTGATGCTCGATGCGGCCGACGGCTTCGGCTTCCCGCCGTTCGCCGAGATCACCAGTGGCGTCGAGGTGCTGGACAAGATCTTCCAGGGCTATGGCGAGGCGCCCGACCAGGGGCAGATCATGCGGGCGGGGAATGCCTACCTGCAGGAGAACTTCCCGAAGCTCGACTACATCAAGTCGGCCAAGGTCACCAGCCACTGGCCGTAG
- the rho gene encoding transcription termination factor Rho, translating into MSDPRGGNGGGQGGKPRRRGGRGRGRRPGGSGGGAPRLEGPGEGEGGTALEEAPVGGSGTRQVEGVLELTERGGGFLRSRASSYLPTGQDVFVPQSLIAKHKLRPGDEIAGDAIAQRNGKGPALEKVASLFGRDPAECLTRPDFNRLTASHPKERLRLSALGPVGRGADITAAMVDLLCPLGKGQRALVVAPAKAGKTTLLTAIARGIITNQPDATVYILLADERPEEVTEMEMANAGEVIASSFDHGAARHVAVAEMTLERARRRVELGEDVVIILDSLTRLARAYNNIDRGSGRTLSGGIGAEAMERPKRFFGSARAVDPRVGKGSLTIIATALIDTGSKADEVIFEEFKGTGNAEIVLSRELAERRIFPAIDVAASGTRREELLLDPKSLERAHALRQATADLPTNKQIEVVRELLQRGI; encoded by the coding sequence GTGAGCGATCCGCGCGGGGGCAATGGGGGTGGGCAGGGTGGCAAGCCGCGGCGACGGGGTGGGCGTGGACGGGGGCGCCGGCCCGGCGGCAGTGGGGGCGGCGCCCCGCGGCTGGAGGGACCCGGTGAGGGCGAGGGCGGCACGGCGCTCGAGGAAGCGCCCGTCGGCGGGAGCGGGACGCGACAGGTGGAAGGCGTCCTCGAGCTGACCGAACGTGGCGGCGGCTTCCTCCGCTCGCGCGCATCGAGCTACCTCCCGACCGGGCAGGATGTCTTTGTCCCGCAATCGCTGATCGCCAAGCACAAGTTGCGGCCGGGCGATGAAATCGCCGGCGATGCAATCGCCCAGCGGAACGGGAAGGGACCGGCCCTCGAGAAGGTCGCCTCGCTCTTCGGCCGCGACCCGGCGGAGTGCCTGACCCGGCCCGATTTCAACCGGCTGACCGCCTCGCATCCGAAGGAGCGGCTCCGCCTCTCCGCGCTCGGCCCGGTCGGCCGCGGTGCCGACATCACCGCCGCGATGGTCGACCTCCTCTGCCCGCTCGGCAAGGGGCAGCGCGCCCTGGTGGTGGCCCCGGCAAAGGCCGGCAAGACGACCCTCCTGACGGCGATCGCGCGCGGCATCATCACCAACCAGCCCGATGCCACGGTGTACATCCTCCTGGCCGATGAGCGGCCCGAGGAGGTCACCGAGATGGAGATGGCGAACGCGGGCGAAGTGATCGCCTCGTCGTTCGACCACGGCGCGGCGCGCCATGTGGCGGTCGCCGAGATGACGCTGGAGCGGGCGCGGCGGCGGGTGGAGCTGGGCGAGGACGTGGTGATCATCCTCGATTCGCTCACGCGGCTCGCGCGCGCGTACAACAACATCGACCGTGGGTCGGGTCGGACGTTGTCGGGCGGCATCGGGGCCGAGGCGATGGAGCGCCCGAAGCGCTTCTTCGGCAGCGCGCGCGCGGTGGACCCGCGCGTGGGCAAGGGCTCGCTGACGATCATCGCCACGGCGCTGATCGACACCGGCTCGAAGGCCGACGAAGTGATCTTCGAGGAGTTCAAGGGAACGGGCAACGCCGAGATCGTGCTGAGCCGGGAGCTGGCGGAGCGACGGATCTTTCCGGCGATCGACGTGGCGGCGAGCGGGACGCGCCGCGAAGAGCTGCTCCTCGACCCGAAGTCACTGGAGCGGGCGCACGCCCTGCGTCAGGCGACGGCGGATCTCCCCACCAACAAGCAGATCGAGGTGGTCCGCGAGCTGCTGCAGCGCGGGATCTAG
- a CDS encoding ankyrin repeat domain-containing protein translates to MTDTLFDACRRNDLEQVRSLVQADPALLSQRAPTGETPLLAALYHRAGEVACWLTGQSWPRSIHEAAAVDDVARLEALLDDDATLADTYSVDGWTPLHLAAFFGAPRAATILLAHGASLHPLSQNAMTNTPLHAALAAKRLPLVALLLDAGADPTLECAGYTPLAIAEGNGFDDGAALVRAALGRSAS, encoded by the coding sequence GTGACCGACACGTTGTTCGATGCCTGTCGGCGGAACGACCTCGAGCAGGTTCGCTCGCTCGTTCAGGCCGACCCCGCCCTGCTCTCGCAGCGGGCCCCCACTGGTGAAACGCCCCTCCTGGCTGCGCTGTACCATCGCGCAGGCGAGGTTGCGTGCTGGCTGACGGGTCAGTCCTGGCCACGCAGTATCCACGAGGCGGCGGCCGTTGACGATGTGGCACGGCTCGAGGCGCTGCTGGACGACGACGCAACGCTGGCCGATACCTACTCGGTCGATGGCTGGACCCCGCTCCACCTTGCTGCCTTCTTCGGCGCCCCGCGCGCCGCGACGATCCTGCTGGCGCACGGCGCCAGTCTTCACCCCCTTTCCCAGAATGCGATGACCAACACCCCGCTCCATGCTGCGCTCGCTGCCAAGCGACTTCCCCTCGTCGCGCTCCTCCTCGACGCCGGCGCCGACCCGACGCTTGAGTGCGCCGGCTACACCCCGCTGGCAATCGCCGAGGGGAACGGCTTTGATGACGGAGCCGCGCTGGTGCGCGCAGCCCTCGGCCGGAGTGCCTCGTGA
- a CDS encoding tryptophanase, which translates to MTFAPRTIIEPFRIKSVEPIRQTTAEERRVALDAAHHNLFLLRARDVLIDLLTDSGTGAMSSRQWAGMMIGDESYAGAESFYRFEAAVQRITGLRHVIPTHQGRAAERILFGTVVHAGQIVPNNTHFDTTRANIEARGATALDLPIAEGRQPSVWHPFKGNMDVEALDRVLTEQAGKVPLVMYTVTNNSGGGQPASLENLRAVRAVCNRHGVPLFLDACRFAENAWFIKEREPGHEHETPTQIAQAMFAEVDGATMSAKKDGMANIGGFLAVNDDDLARRCRDNLILTEGFPTYGGLAGYDLEAIAIGLDEALNEDYLRYRVRSVAYLADRMTAAGIPMVTPPGGHALYIDAKAMLPHIPQSEYPAWALSCVLYLVGGIRSVEIGSVMFGQQPDGTEQPSAMELVRLAFPRRVYTQSHVDYLAEVLSYVGERRDRIRGMRITAQPPALRHFSAHLAPAHGSIFPE; encoded by the coding sequence ATGACCTTCGCACCCCGCACCATCATCGAACCGTTCCGCATCAAGAGCGTCGAACCGATTCGCCAGACCACGGCGGAGGAACGGCGGGTCGCCCTCGACGCGGCGCATCACAATCTCTTCCTGCTGCGGGCGCGCGACGTCCTGATCGACCTGCTGACCGATTCCGGCACCGGCGCGATGTCGTCGCGGCAATGGGCGGGGATGATGATCGGCGACGAGTCGTACGCCGGCGCCGAATCGTTCTATCGTTTCGAGGCGGCGGTGCAGCGGATCACCGGATTGCGCCACGTGATCCCGACGCACCAGGGTCGGGCGGCCGAGCGGATCCTCTTCGGGACGGTGGTGCACGCGGGGCAGATCGTGCCGAACAACACCCACTTCGACACCACGCGGGCCAACATCGAGGCACGCGGCGCGACCGCCCTCGACTTGCCGATCGCCGAGGGACGACAGCCGTCGGTGTGGCATCCGTTCAAGGGGAACATGGATGTCGAGGCACTCGACCGGGTGCTCACCGAGCAGGCCGGGAAGGTGCCGCTGGTGATGTACACCGTGACGAACAATTCCGGCGGCGGTCAGCCGGCGTCACTCGAGAACCTGCGCGCTGTGCGGGCCGTCTGCAATCGCCACGGAGTCCCGCTCTTTCTCGACGCCTGCCGATTCGCGGAGAACGCCTGGTTCATCAAGGAGCGCGAACCGGGCCACGAGCACGAGACGCCGACACAGATTGCCCAGGCGATGTTCGCCGAGGTCGATGGCGCGACGATGAGCGCGAAGAAGGACGGGATGGCGAACATCGGAGGCTTCCTCGCCGTGAACGACGACGACCTGGCGCGCCGATGCCGCGACAACCTGATCCTGACGGAAGGGTTTCCGACGTACGGCGGGCTGGCTGGCTACGACCTCGAGGCGATCGCGATCGGCCTCGACGAAGCACTCAACGAGGACTACCTCCGGTACCGGGTGCGTTCGGTGGCGTACCTCGCCGACCGGATGACGGCGGCTGGGATCCCGATGGTGACGCCGCCGGGCGGACACGCGCTCTACATCGATGCCAAGGCGATGCTGCCGCACATTCCCCAGAGCGAGTATCCGGCGTGGGCGCTCTCCTGCGTGCTCTATCTGGTCGGCGGCATCCGGTCGGTCGAGATCGGCTCGGTGATGTTCGGGCAGCAACCGGACGGGACCGAGCAGCCGTCGGCGATGGAGCTGGTGCGGCTGGCCTTCCCACGGCGCGTCTACACCCAGAGCCACGTGGACTACCTGGCCGAGGTGTTGAGCTACGTCGGGGAGCGCCGGGACCGGATCCGCGGGATGCGGATCACGGCCCAGCCCCCGGCGCTCCGGCACTTCTCGGCGCACCTCGCCCCGGCCCACGGGAGCATCTTCCCGGAGTAG